TGTACTTTTATATTATTCATTTCTACTTCTATAATTGCCTATGCTTACATCAGAGCAACTGTAACGTATCACAATTTCCCTCGGGAGATCAATGAAGTATTCTGAAAATATTGATTGTCTGTCAATTGACTAATTGATTTATAGCCTCACAGTTAAGTACAGGTTCCTCTGAATTGTCCTGTGcttgaataaatgtacttagttacattccagcaCTGCCAAAACCCTGAACAAGGATGAATCAGTTATAAAAGTTAAGTTAACGAAATGTTTCCTGTGTGCTCTACACTCTTCTGTCAGTTGCTGACATTAGATGTGTGATGTCAGTGCAGGTGCTGGAAATCTGATAAAACATGCTACttctaaatataaatacaacagcCAAAGGATACATTGATGGCGCCACAACTCGTTTGTGTATCCCTGCAAAGAAGAGAGCTATAAGTGTGATGCAGCTGATGGTGAAGAAGGGATGATTCCACAGTGATGAAAAGAAAGAGACCTGCAAAGCAACGGggacaaagaaacagaaatcATTACATTAATAACAAGACTTTCACGGATCTTTTCTAAGGAGCTCAGGAAATCAAAGTTACATGtagtaaaacatttttaaaacttcaaTGAGAAATGTGGTGATCCAACACGAGATAATTAATTTGGTATAACtgaaaaaatgacacattttaaacatataACTCTGTTTACAAGTTCGagcatgtctgtctgtgaagggtttattcacatttttcaaCTTAAATCCTATCACCCTAATTTGGGAAGGACCAGCATCAAATATTCAcactgcattctgttttttGGGGCTTTTCCACATTAACTCTCCGGAGATCTGGCTCTAAGTACAGCTTGTATGTCCTCATGTTTCATCAGACTGCCTTTGACACAGGAGGAGGCCTCTCCAAAGTCAGACGACTCAGGGGACAAACACACTGTATGCAGCAAGCTCATTTTCAATGATGAGCAGCAAATCAGTCGTGAGGAGCATGATGAGATGGGCAGGCAGTGCAGAGGGCAAAGCTCAAGTAAATAGCTGTGCGTTCAGAAAAGCTCAGCATAATAACCAACCACAGCTAAGATCTATTGAatatttactgttaaaaaaGTAAACATCATATATCTGACATACATTGACTTATTTTACTCATGAACCTAAACACAAGCAACAACAATGGAAGCAAGCATTAAATTACATTTGGACAGTGCCCACTGATGGTGGTATGTGCTCACAAAActtacagacaaacagacaataGCTACACATCAGCAGGTGTTGCTCAACACATAAATTAGACGCAATAGCAAGGTTTTCTCTGTGGTCTGAAATGTAGCTGAAACCTGGACTGGTTTTGCTGAGCTATGGGATCATTTTCTAATCGTCTACTACACAGTAACAGCGGTAGGAAGACTGCCGTCATGTTTATGCTGTTGTAGTGGTCAATAGTAAAAGCACAATgtatattctgtttgtgatgGGGTTTCCCTTTAAGCCAGAAATGACACAACTAAACATGCTTGTCCACTTACACATACCTTCTGTGTGTCTGGGTCTATTAACCAGTTCCAAGCCCCAGTGGCCGTACAGACAGACACCACTATCAGAATCACTGAAACAAGACAGGAGAATGAAACACACTGCAACAACATGAAATGGGTTTCACCAAGTCTATGTACTGGTTACAACTTCTTATTATATCTACactaacttatttatttagttattattttgtttgataGTTAACAAATGTGAGGTTGAAGTCAATGATCAGAGAAGCATAGGGTTAACAGATTGTGGTAACTAAAAGACATTATGTGAGCCACAACATCTTCTCTGCCATGGTGAACAGTTACTTACTTCTCCACCTGCCTGTCGCAGGTTGTAAACAGGAGACATACTCTGTCAATCTTCTCTCAAAGGCCTTCAGGTCTGAAACAAAAAGGGGCACAATGAAACACATTGTATTTGGACATGATATGGTGGCTGTATGAACCAGTAACTTCATCTCTGCATTCGTGTAATTCATAAAGAATCTTAGCATAACTCATGCCAGTCTCCACAcccttgtgtctctgtgtattcAAGTGCTTACTGAAAATATATAACGTTAAGCTGATGTGAAGACAGGAGTATTACGTGACTAAAAAGCCCGTTAATCTTTTAATATCCATAAGGTTTCAGATCGTTTCACCCATCACGTCATACTGTCTGCCGGTAAAACACAGCTGTCTAAATCGCTACTTCCCGGACAACAGAAACTTAATAACAGAATATGTGTCAGCTAATAACTGTACAGGCGTATGAACGACTGTTGTGGGGTGAGCTAGCAAACATGCTAAGTGTCGCAAGCAGACTGGCTAGCTAATTTAACGTTGCGTCTAACTTTGAAACCCCCTGCAAACGCGAatgttttgagttattttgggCGGTTATAGCTATGAGG
The Epinephelus lanceolatus isolate andai-2023 chromosome 2, ASM4190304v1, whole genome shotgun sequence DNA segment above includes these coding regions:
- the cnep1r1 gene encoding nuclear envelope phosphatase-regulatory subunit 1; this encodes MNSLEQAEDLKAFERRLTEYVSCLQPATGRWRMILIVVSVCTATGAWNWLIDPDTQKVSFFSSLWNHPFFTISCITLIALFFAGIHKRVVAPSIIAARCRTVLAEYNMSCDDTGKLILKPRPNIQ